Genomic DNA from Thermoanaerobaculia bacterium:
AGAGCTGGGTGATCGCCACGGGAACCGCGCCGTCGACGCGCCAGTCGATGAGGAGCGTTCCCTCGTTGTCGATGCTCTGGATCTCGACCGACTTCGGCGCGACCGTTCCGCCCGCGCCGGCGTCGTTGAGCCACCCCTGGAGCGCGTTCAGCCCCTTCGGCGTGAGGTTGATCGTCAGGCGAGGCGCGCCGGCGGGCGCCGCGATCACGCGCGGCGAATACGCGATCGACGCGTTGCGCTCGAAGTCGATCGCGAAGCTCGTGATTCCGGGGGTTTCGCCCCCGTCGATCAGCATCCGGAAGTTCTTCGGAAGAGGGTTGCCCGTCTGCGCCGACACGGCGGCCGCAAGGGCGAGGACCAGCGGGACGAAACGGAGCTTCATCGGGGGCCTCCGCGCGAATCGTAGCACCGGGACCCGTCCTGTAGAATCGCCGGCATGCCGATATCCAAGAACGACATCGCCGACGAGCACGTCGGCGTCCCGAAGAGCTACGGACCGAAGACGCCGATCGAGGGCGTTCGCGTCCAACGCCTGACCCGGATCGTCGACGACCGGGGCTTCTTCCTGGAGGTTTACCGCAACGGCGCGTCCGGCGACCACGGCCGCGACCTCGCGCGTTTCTGGGAAGGGGTCGTTCCGGCGCAGCTCAATTTCTCGATCGTGAACGCGGACGACCACATCAAGGGGCTCCATTACCACCTCGCCCAGGAAGACATCTGGTTCTGCCCTCCCCCTTCGAAGATCAAGATCGTCCTCTACGACGTCCGCAAGGCCTCGCCGACTTTCCGGAAGACGCAGGTGATCGTCGCCGGAGACGGAAACGACGTCGTGGTGCGGATTCCCGAAGGGGTCGCGCACGGATATCGGCCTCTCACCAATCCCTGCTCGCTCCTGTACGTCGTGACGAAGACGTTCGACCTCGCCGACCCGGACGAGTACCGGATCGCCTGGGACCACCCCGACGTGAAGGACCTCTGGGAGATCCCGAACGGGTAAAGATCTATAATCCGTCAGTCAGGGAATCAATTTCCCAGGAGGACAAAATGACGACGGATCGGGGTAAGTGGACGAAGTCCATCTACAGGGCATTGGTGTGCCTGCTCGCGGCAGGGGCGCTCGGAGGAGCCGAGCCTTCGTTCGCCGGTTTTGCGTCGAAGGAGACGTTCCTGCCGGCGGTGGGGCGGATTCCGGGCAAGTTCGGCGCCCAGTTCTACACGACGATCTGGGCGACGAACCTGACCGGATCGACCGTTCACTTCACGTTCGAGTTCCTCAAGGAGGGGCAGGCCAACACCTCACCGGCCTCGTTTACCGACACGCTCGCACCCGGCCAGACGAGCGTCTACGAGAACGTCGTCGAAACCAAGCTCGGGCTCGTCAATGCTCTCGGCGCGGCGCGCATCACCTCCGACGGAGAGATCCTCGTGGCCGAACGCATCTACAACCAGGAGCCGGGCGACGATCTGGACAAGACGGAAGGTCTCTTCTTCTCCGGGATGCCGAAGGGGTTCTCGATCGCGCTCGGCCAGTCGGCCTCGATCCAGGGGATCGACCAGGGAGGAACCGAGAACTTCCGGTACAACTTCGAGCTGGTCGAGACGGGAGGCGCCTCCACCACGGTTCACGTCGTGCTCTACGACGGCGACGGGCAACCCCTCGGGTCCAACGACTACCTCCTGCAGCCCTACGAGCAGATCCAGCCGAATGTCGACGATCTTGCCGCCAACCTCGCGACGACCAACGCGCGGATCACGGCGACGGTGACGGCCGGAGCCGGGTCGGTACTGCTGGCCGGCGCGCAGGTCGCCAACGTCTCGCAGGACTCCTCCGGATTCGAGATGAGCTTCCGCGACGATCTGCTGGGTGGCGGCGGGGGCGGCGGGACCGCCGGCGTCACGAGCTTGAACGGCCTGACCGGGGCGCTCACGATCGCCCACGGCGCCAACACGACGGTCAATGTC
This window encodes:
- a CDS encoding dTDP-4-dehydrorhamnose 3,5-epimerase family protein, whose protein sequence is MPISKNDIADEHVGVPKSYGPKTPIEGVRVQRLTRIVDDRGFFLEVYRNGASGDHGRDLARFWEGVVPAQLNFSIVNADDHIKGLHYHLAQEDIWFCPPPSKIKIVLYDVRKASPTFRKTQVIVAGDGNDVVVRIPEGVAHGYRPLTNPCSLLYVVTKTFDLADPDEYRIAWDHPDVKDLWEIPNG